Part of the Flavobacterium okayamense genome, AATTCTTGAGATTTTCTCTGGTGTTTTTTGCGTTGCGGGTATTATCGAATTATTCACGACTAGTGACACTATGGTAGGTTACTATGGTGCTGTTTTGTCTTGTATTACACTTATTTTCTTATTATTTGGACAACGAATTGCGAAAGATTATGATGGTGCTCGAACTATTGTTATTTACTTTGTTCCAGCAATTTTTGCGGTGTTCCTTTTAAGTTAAATATCAATTTTTAAATAGAAAGCCTCGCAAATGCGAGGCTTTTATAATTTATAACTAATCGACAACATTACTATTCTTGGTAAAATATAAGTTGTATTGTTTGAGATTAAGAAATCGGAAAAACTATTGTTTACTTTAGTTCCATTGTTGAGATAGTTTTGTGCAGACAATTCAAAACGGAATGGATTGTTTTTCTTTTGATAGCTTAAAAATGCATTGGCAATAGCAAACCTGTTATTTTGATTATTACTATTTTTATTAAACGTTACTTCGTAATCGGTTTTAAAGTTGAAATTCTTCAAGAAGTCAATATCTACATCAAATGAAATTCTATCGTTAGTAAAATTCGATTTTGTTAAACCCGAAAACTGACTAAAATCTTTATTGTAACCAATACTCGCGCTTGGCCATTTCTTGGTAGCTGTTCGCAATTTTAATCCGAAAGATTGATTGTTTCTATCGTTTGAAGTTGTAGTTCCGTTTAAGGTTTGAACATAATTAAACCAACTTAAATTGGTTGTAAACTGTAAACGAAAGCGATATATTTTCTTCGAAATATTAGCATTTACACGCCAATTCGTTTCAGGATTATCGGTTAAAATAGGAGTAGAGAATTGATTGATTCCGTCGAGTTCAATAACATTACGAATCGTTCTTATTTTTTTATTGAAGCTCGCATTTGCAAACAACATTAAACCGCGATACATACTCGATTTTGTGTAACGCAAACTTGCCGAATGAAAACGCTCATTTTTCAACAATGCATTTCCTTTGTAAACCGAATTATAACTTTGCAAAGTATAACGCTCTAACAAACGAGTAGCATCGGGAAAATCATTACTTAACTTGTAATTAAACTTTAAACTTTCCGATTGATTGAATTCGTATTCACTATTAAATTGTGGCTCAAAATAGGTTCTGTTTAACGAATAATCAGAAGTAATTTGTTTGGTTTTTAAATGATAAAAGTGCGTGTAAATAGCAGGTTTATTAATCCATTTTCCAATTTTAAATTTGTATTCCAATCCTACATAAAAATCATTTAAAACATAGTCTAAATCGTTACCAAATCCGTTAGCTGCAAAATCATTAACTGAACCATCGGTTAAAAATTGTTTTTCGGAAATCGTTAACTGCGTTGTGCCAAAGTTATTTCCAACATTCGTGTACAAATGATTGAAGTTATTCAGAATCCAATAATGTTTAAACAATGCATCAACACTATTGTTTTTTACTTTTTTAACTTGTTGAATGTTGTATTCACTATCGTTTTGCAATGGAATTAATCCCGCTAAAAATTCGGTATCGGTTAACCAAGTGTTTTGTGGTTTGTTGTTTTCAAAACTATGATTTACAACAAAAGTTGTCGTGTGGTTTTTATTTTTAAACTGCTTATGCCATTCTAAAAATTGTTTCCATTGCGAATTATCGGCATTTTGAATATTTTGGAAGTTATTTTGGCTACCATCACGCACCGAAAGTATTTGATTGGTAATATCATTACTGCTCGCTTGAAATTGGCCGTTATAAAACCATTTCGATTGATTGGTAGGCGAGAAGTTTAATTTAACGTTTCCGATTCCTAAAAGCGCTTTATTTTGCGTTGTGCTGGTTTTATCTTCGAAAGTAAAGGCACTATTTTGCAAATATTCATTTTGAGATTCACTGAATGATGCTGTAAAAAGTTTTGAAAAAATCCCGAAACCTTCGATATCGAGCTTTGAATTAATTTCTTGGCGGAAATTTAAGGCAGAAAATTGCGATTTATTTTCTACCACATCAGTATTATCGGAAGCAAAGTTATATAAATTCGTTAACGATTTTCTACCTGAAATAAAACTGCTCACACCGCCTTGAAAACGCATCATGTCTTCAAAAGAAAAGGTTCGTTTTCCGATGTTATTAATATCGCCTATATAACTCACATTGGTTTTGGGTGCGTAATAAAACAACCCTGCGTGACCCAG contains:
- a CDS encoding TonB-dependent receptor family protein, translated to MRNLLFTFILLPFFTFSQTLTGVVQDSIGNPLQNANVMAKPLVENAGLKFSIADHLGRYKLELEKDTPYEVKVSYLGFKEEVLQLPANFTIREHIFKLKETGQELKEIVINYDYQPVIVKKDTLIYDVKAFANGNERKMKEVLEKMPGVEVSKDGSVTVQGKKVTKMLVEGKSFFGGGTKLAVENIPADALDKVEVIDNFNEVGFLKQVSDSEDLAMNVKLKEDKKKFIFGDVEAGAEVANDNGFYLGHAGLFYYAPKTNVSYIGDINNIGKRTFSFEDMMRFQGGVSSFISGRKSLTNLYNFASDNTDVVENKSQFSALNFRQEINSKLDIEGFGIFSKLFTASFSESQNEYLQNSAFTFEDKTSTTQNKALLGIGNVKLNFSPTNQSKWFYNGQFQASSNDITNQILSVRDGSQNNFQNIQNADNSQWKQFLEWHKQFKNKNHTTTFVVNHSFENNKPQNTWLTDTEFLAGLIPLQNDSEYNIQQVKKVKNNSVDALFKHYWILNNFNHLYTNVGNNFGTTQLTISEKQFLTDGSVNDFAANGFGNDLDYVLNDFYVGLEYKFKIGKWINKPAIYTHFYHLKTKQITSDYSLNRTYFEPQFNSEYEFNQSESLKFNYKLSNDFPDATRLLERYTLQSYNSVYKGNALLKNERFHSASLRYTKSSMYRGLMLFANASFNKKIRTIRNVIELDGINQFSTPILTDNPETNWRVNANISKKIYRFRLQFTTNLSWFNYVQTLNGTTTSNDRNNQSFGLKLRTATKKWPSASIGYNKDFSQFSGLTKSNFTNDRISFDVDIDFLKNFNFKTDYEVTFNKNSNNQNNRFAIANAFLSYQKKNNPFRFELSAQNYLNNGTKVNNSFSDFLISNNTTYILPRIVMLSISYKL
- a CDS encoding DoxX family protein — protein: MITQTTPILLLALLAVTFLQSGYDKIKDWKGNVEWLKGHFAETILGKQVPIALFIILILEIFSGVFCVAGIIELFTTSDTMVGYYGAVLSCITLIFLLFGQRIAKDYDGARTIVIYFVPAIFAVFLLS